The Gammaproteobacteria bacterium genome includes a region encoding these proteins:
- a CDS encoding dodecin family protein, with the protein MPDVLKVIEVLAESEKSWEDAAAQAVARASKSLHGIKSIYIKNFEAKVEGNKITKYRINASITFLLD; encoded by the coding sequence ATGCCGGACGTTCTGAAAGTAATCGAGGTGCTCGCAGAGTCTGAAAAAAGCTGGGAAGACGCAGCGGCACAGGCCGTCGCGCGCGCCTCCAAGTCTCTGCATGGCATCAAGTCAATCTACATCAAGAATTTTGAGGCCAAGGTGGAAGGCAACAAGATCACCAAATACCGCATCAATGCCAGCATCACCTTTCTGCTCGATTAG
- a CDS encoding TraR/DksA family transcriptional regulator has translation MSTLTNAQLKQLRQLLNSRLTELLEEVRQEMIASGDQHYIDLAAGVMDVGDESVADMLTDMNAALFDRHIQEIRDVEAAQLRMADLSYGACIDCGATTGYDRLAAYPTAKRCYECQSQHEKRYAHEATPRL, from the coding sequence ATGTCCACCCTGACCAATGCCCAATTGAAGCAACTCCGGCAACTGCTGAACAGCCGCCTCACTGAATTGCTCGAGGAGGTGCGCCAGGAGATGATCGCCTCGGGCGATCAGCACTATATCGACCTCGCCGCAGGCGTGATGGACGTTGGCGATGAATCCGTGGCGGACATGCTGACGGACATGAATGCCGCTCTTTTCGACCGTCATATTCAGGAAATACGCGATGTTGAAGCGGCACAACTGCGTATGGCCGACCTGAGCTACGGTGCGTGCATCGACTGTGGCGCCACGACCGGCTACGACCGGCTCGCGGCGTATCCGACCGCGAAACGCTGCTACGAATGCCAGAGCCAGCACGAAAAGCGCTATGCCCACGAGGCAACGCCGCGCCTTTAG
- a CDS encoding ATPase, T2SS/T4P/T4SS family: MTKQVNWPTPLHFTLPPKAAGDAPESCIAFLANGKQISGELIRFSPDESALEIRASESGANSTVDLNSLKYLRLAQPLPPKKQDDLLKTQLGDEVISGSDKQKCNIEFTDGDKLTGETMGSIRKKAGLYLFILNREGKIIRYFIPSHAIKNCQIGTPIGQLLVKEKSATSKDIDLGLKKQQQLRNQRIGDYLADEQLVTREQIIRALQEQKSKPSLKLGEMLVNEKLVTQQQLDEALGGQQKDRKMPLGEILVNMGLVDRDTIKRALARKLGIPVVNLRKFNVDPNVIKLIPENILRKHKIMPLYRAGETLVVAVSDPMKWEPLDALRFYTKLAIEPVMATEEDLSLAIDNFYGYDGGGGDIGELTSQLVSESDNDEPDETIAESDNTLVRLVNKMIMDALQQGASDIHIESYPGKQNTRVRFRNDGTLSDYFEIPANYRNAVVSRIKIMCGLDISERRKPQDGKIDFQQFGPAKIELRVATIPTTRNMEDVVMRLLAGAKPVPIDDLGLNSTLLEAIKNIAVKAHGLFLICGPTGSGKTTTLHSVLSYINTPERKIWTAEDPVEITQQGLRQVQVNTKIGLTFAAAMRAFLRADPDVIMVGEMRDAETTKTGIEASLTGHLVFSTLHTNSAPESVVRLLDLGMDPFNFSDALLGVLAQRLAKRLCKKCKESYTASSDEIDELLQEYCLDMPIDPATVLQHWKSTYTVKGEFILYKACGCEECGNTGYKGRLGLHELLIGSNTIKRLVQRRATVEELRNTAFAEGLRTLKQDGIEKVLQGNTDIHQIRTVCN, from the coding sequence ATGACAAAACAAGTGAATTGGCCCACCCCACTGCACTTTACATTGCCGCCCAAGGCAGCTGGCGATGCCCCCGAGTCCTGTATCGCCTTTCTTGCCAATGGCAAACAAATATCAGGTGAGTTGATCCGCTTTTCCCCTGATGAATCAGCGCTTGAAATACGCGCCAGCGAATCCGGCGCCAACTCCACCGTTGACCTGAACAGCCTCAAATACCTGCGATTGGCCCAGCCACTCCCCCCAAAAAAACAGGATGACCTGCTCAAGACGCAACTTGGGGATGAGGTAATTTCTGGCTCAGACAAGCAAAAATGCAATATAGAGTTTACGGACGGCGACAAGCTTACTGGTGAGACCATGGGGTCCATCCGGAAAAAGGCCGGCCTATATTTATTCATATTGAACCGTGAAGGGAAAATCATTCGCTACTTCATCCCCAGCCATGCCATTAAAAACTGTCAGATTGGCACACCCATAGGCCAGTTGCTCGTCAAGGAAAAGTCCGCGACTTCAAAAGATATTGATCTCGGTCTGAAGAAACAACAGCAACTGCGCAACCAGCGCATAGGTGATTACCTGGCCGACGAACAACTCGTCACACGAGAGCAGATCATCCGGGCGCTACAAGAGCAGAAGAGCAAGCCCAGCCTGAAATTGGGTGAAATGCTGGTTAACGAGAAGTTGGTTACCCAGCAGCAACTGGATGAGGCACTGGGTGGCCAGCAGAAAGACCGCAAAATGCCCCTGGGTGAAATTCTGGTCAACATGGGCCTTGTGGACAGGGACACCATCAAACGTGCGCTGGCGCGAAAGCTTGGCATTCCGGTTGTCAATCTGCGCAAATTCAATGTTGACCCGAATGTCATTAAGCTGATCCCCGAAAATATCCTGCGCAAGCACAAGATTATGCCGCTGTACCGGGCGGGAGAAACATTAGTGGTAGCCGTATCGGATCCCATGAAGTGGGAGCCATTGGACGCATTACGTTTCTATACAAAATTAGCGATTGAGCCTGTCATGGCAACCGAGGAAGACCTCTCTCTTGCGATAGATAATTTTTATGGTTATGACGGAGGCGGCGGGGATATTGGTGAACTCACATCACAACTGGTGTCCGAATCTGACAACGACGAACCTGATGAGACCATTGCGGAATCTGACAACACCCTCGTCAGGCTAGTCAACAAAATGATAATGGACGCCCTGCAACAGGGAGCCTCCGATATCCATATTGAGTCTTACCCAGGCAAACAAAATACCCGTGTCCGTTTTCGCAACGACGGCACGCTGTCTGATTATTTTGAAATTCCAGCTAATTATAGAAATGCCGTGGTCTCCAGGATCAAGATCATGTGTGGGCTCGACATCTCCGAGCGGCGCAAGCCACAGGATGGCAAGATCGATTTTCAGCAATTTGGCCCGGCAAAAATAGAATTACGTGTGGCCACCATACCAACCACCAGGAACATGGAAGACGTGGTGATGAGACTATTGGCCGGGGCCAAACCGGTTCCCATAGATGATCTTGGACTTAACTCAACACTCCTGGAAGCCATTAAAAATATCGCTGTCAAGGCGCATGGTTTATTTCTGATATGCGGTCCCACAGGCTCAGGCAAAACCACTACGCTACACTCCGTACTCAGCTACATCAACACGCCGGAGCGCAAGATATGGACTGCGGAAGATCCCGTCGAGATCACGCAGCAAGGACTGCGGCAGGTGCAGGTAAATACAAAAATTGGATTAACCTTTGCAGCTGCGATGCGTGCATTCTTGCGAGCTGATCCAGACGTTATCATGGTCGGCGAAATGCGCGATGCCGAGACCACCAAAACCGGCATTGAGGCATCCCTTACAGGTCATCTTGTGTTTTCCACCCTGCACACCAATAGCGCCCCGGAAAGTGTCGTGCGGCTCCTCGATTTGGGCATGGATCCCTTCAATTTCTCCGATGCATTATTGGGCGTTCTGGCGCAGCGACTCGCCAAGCGCTTGTGTAAAAAATGCAAAGAATCCTACACCGCAAGCAGTGACGAAATTGATGAATTGTTGCAGGAATATTGCCTGGACATGCCTATCGATCCGGCCACTGTATTGCAACACTGGAAAAGCACCTACACCGTTAAGGGTGAGTTTATTCTTTACAAGGCATGCGGTTGTGAAGAATGCGGAAACACCGGCTACAAGGGACGTCTTGGCCTGCATGAACTGCTTATCGGCAGCAACACGATTAAGCGACTGGTCCAGAGGCGCGCAACCGTAGAGGAACTGCGAAACACGGCCTTTGCCGAGGGTTTGCGCACCCTGAAGCAGGACGGGATAGAGAAAGTCCTGCAAGGCAACACTGATATCCATCAGATTCGCACCGTGTGCAATTAG
- the nadA gene encoding quinolinate synthase NadA, which produces MTPTATTAPTAITTRVAQGGRGTAPVLTWRDDQFTDEVAHATQPVWEQLHGLIADVDWLLKAPLIYRINQLKQEKRALILAHNYQLPEIAYGVADKVGDSLQLAQYAAALNQEDAPVVVMCGVHFMAETVKVLAPERTVLIPDTAAGCSLAESITAADVRLLKQRYPGVPVVSYVNTSAAVKAESDYCCTSSNAARVVEAAARAFGVQRVIFLPDRYLAANVARQTAVEIIAWHGACMVHERFTPDQIRALREQFPGVRVLAHPECPPEVCDEADFVGSTSGMIRDVQNSGAAKVVMVTECAMADNVAVENPAVDFVRPCVLCPHMQRITLPKILTALETLSPQVEVDESIIHAARRAVERMLAVSPLSPRTPTTAT; this is translated from the coding sequence ATGACCCCCACCGCAACCACAGCGCCTACTGCAATCACTACCCGCGTAGCGCAGGGTGGGCGTGGCACGGCACCGGTGCTGACCTGGCGCGACGATCAGTTCACCGATGAAGTTGCGCACGCAACCCAGCCGGTGTGGGAGCAACTGCACGGCCTGATCGCCGACGTGGACTGGCTGCTCAAGGCGCCACTCATCTACCGCATAAACCAGCTCAAACAGGAAAAGCGCGCACTCATTCTGGCGCACAATTACCAGCTGCCGGAGATCGCCTATGGCGTGGCCGACAAGGTGGGTGATTCACTGCAACTGGCCCAGTATGCGGCCGCCCTCAACCAGGAGGATGCGCCGGTGGTGGTGATGTGTGGCGTACACTTCATGGCCGAGACGGTGAAGGTGCTGGCGCCCGAACGCACCGTGCTGATACCCGACACTGCGGCGGGCTGCTCGCTCGCCGAATCCATCACTGCTGCCGACGTGCGCCTCCTCAAACAGCGCTATCCCGGTGTCCCGGTGGTGAGCTATGTGAACACCTCCGCCGCAGTGAAGGCGGAATCCGACTACTGCTGCACCTCCAGTAATGCGGCGCGCGTGGTCGAAGCGGCGGCGCGCGCATTTGGTGTACAACGCGTCATCTTTCTGCCCGACCGCTATCTGGCCGCCAACGTCGCGCGACAAACCGCTGTCGAAATCATCGCCTGGCATGGCGCCTGCATGGTGCACGAGCGCTTCACGCCCGACCAGATCCGTGCCTTGCGTGAACAATTCCCCGGCGTACGCGTGCTGGCGCATCCTGAGTGCCCACCCGAGGTCTGCGACGAAGCCGATTTTGTCGGCTCCACCTCCGGCATGATTCGTGATGTGCAAAACTCCGGCGCAGCGAAGGTCGTCATGGTGACCGAATGCGCCATGGCGGATAATGTCGCCGTAGAAAATCCCGCCGTGGATTTTGTGCGGCCCTGCGTGCTGTGCCCCCACATGCAGCGCATCACCTTGCCAAAAATACTGACTGCCCTCGAAACCCTGTCACCGCAAGTTGAAGTGGATGAAAGCATCATCCACGCCGCGCGCCGCGCGGTGGAGCGCATGCTGGCCGTCAGCCCCTTGTCACCCCGAACCCCGACCACAGCGACATGA
- the aspS gene encoding aspartate--tRNA ligase — MRSHYCGQVNEALLDQNLTLCGWVHRRRDHGGVIFIDLRDREGLVQVVFDPAQVEAFRLAERVRNEYVLRIKGCVRKRPPGTENTSLPTGMVEVLSVEVEILNAAQPLPFQLDEEGVHEETRLRYRYIDLRRKEMLGRLQLRACITRTLRSFLDAHGFLDIETPMLTKATPEGARDYLVPSRTHPGSFFALPQSPQLFKQLLMMSGLERYYQFARCFRDEDLRADRQPEFTQIDIETSFMDEHAITTLMEDMMRELFAKTLEIALPKPFPRMTWRDAMTRYGVDKPDLRIPLELVDIGDLMRDVEFKVFSGPANDPAGRVAALRLPGGCALTRKEIDDYTQFVTIYGAKGLAYIKVNEWAKGRDGLQSPILKFLPDTVISQIMQRTHAADGDLIFFGADKAKVVCDALGALRIKLGHDCNLLQHGWRPLWVVDFPMFEHDADNQRWQALHHPFTAPAVDDIGALERDPGACLSRAYDLVLNGTELGGGSVRIHRPEIQSAVFRLLGISDEQAQEKFGFLLDALQYGCPPHGGIAFGLDRLTMLMAGASSIREVMAFPKTQTAACPLTSAPSPASEAQLRELSIQLRPNDRQPRPAAT; from the coding sequence ATGCGCAGCCATTATTGCGGGCAGGTTAACGAAGCCCTGCTCGACCAGAATCTCACCCTCTGTGGCTGGGTGCACCGGCGGCGTGACCACGGCGGCGTGATCTTCATCGACCTGCGCGACCGCGAGGGACTGGTGCAGGTCGTCTTCGACCCGGCGCAGGTCGAGGCCTTCAGGCTGGCGGAGCGCGTGCGCAACGAATACGTACTGCGCATCAAGGGCTGCGTGCGCAAACGTCCGCCGGGCACGGAAAATACCTCCCTGCCGACAGGCATGGTTGAAGTATTGAGCGTGGAAGTTGAAATACTCAACGCCGCCCAGCCACTGCCGTTCCAGCTCGATGAGGAGGGCGTGCACGAGGAAACCCGCCTGCGCTATCGTTATATCGATCTGCGCCGCAAGGAAATGCTGGGACGTTTACAGCTACGAGCCTGCATCACCCGCACCCTGCGCAGTTTTCTCGATGCGCATGGATTCCTCGACATCGAAACACCGATGCTCACCAAGGCTACGCCCGAAGGTGCGCGCGATTATCTGGTGCCCTCGCGCACTCATCCGGGCAGCTTCTTTGCGCTGCCGCAATCACCACAGCTGTTCAAGCAACTGCTGATGATGTCGGGATTGGAGCGCTACTACCAGTTCGCCCGCTGCTTCCGTGATGAGGATCTGCGCGCCGACCGACAGCCGGAATTCACCCAGATCGACATCGAGACCTCTTTCATGGACGAACACGCCATCACTACGCTGATGGAAGACATGATGCGCGAGCTGTTCGCGAAAACACTCGAGATCGCATTGCCCAAACCATTCCCGCGCATGACCTGGCGCGATGCCATGACGCGCTATGGTGTCGACAAACCTGATCTGCGCATACCGCTTGAGCTGGTGGATATCGGCGACCTCATGCGCGATGTTGAATTCAAGGTGTTCTCCGGACCGGCCAATGACCCCGCCGGACGCGTAGCCGCACTGCGCCTGCCGGGCGGCTGCGCACTCACGCGCAAGGAGATTGACGACTACACGCAGTTCGTCACCATTTATGGCGCCAAGGGGCTTGCCTACATCAAGGTCAACGAATGGGCCAAGGGCCGTGATGGCCTGCAATCACCCATCCTCAAATTCCTGCCGGACACCGTTATCAGCCAGATCATGCAGCGCACACACGCTGCCGACGGTGATCTCATTTTCTTCGGTGCCGACAAGGCCAAGGTTGTCTGCGACGCACTCGGCGCGCTGCGTATCAAGCTCGGCCACGACTGCAACCTGCTACAACATGGCTGGCGGCCGCTGTGGGTGGTGGACTTCCCGATGTTCGAGCACGATGCAGACAACCAGCGCTGGCAGGCATTGCATCACCCCTTCACCGCGCCCGCAGTGGATGACATTGGTGCCTTGGAGCGTGACCCCGGTGCATGCCTGTCGCGCGCCTATGATCTGGTGCTGAACGGCACCGAACTTGGCGGCGGCTCGGTACGTATTCACCGGCCCGAAATACAGAGCGCGGTCTTCCGCCTGCTGGGCATCAGCGATGAGCAGGCGCAGGAAAAATTCGGCTTCCTGCTTGATGCCCTGCAATACGGCTGCCCGCCACATGGCGGCATCGCCTTCGGGCTCGATCGCCTCACCATGCTCATGGCCGGCGCCAGCTCGATCAGGGAGGTGATGGCCTTCCCCAAGACACAGACGGCCGCCTGCCCGCTCACCAGCGCACCATCGCCCGCCTCGGAAGCACAGTTGCGTGAACTCTCTATCCAATTGCGCCCGAATGACCGTCAGCCCAGGCCTGCCGCAACCTGA